From Mustelus asterias chromosome 19, sMusAst1.hap1.1, whole genome shotgun sequence, one genomic window encodes:
- the dclre1c gene encoding protein artemis isoform X3, whose product MSSFQGRMREYPSASIDRFDRDNLLAKAYFLSHCHKDHMKGLRAPVLKRRLECRFLFEGVDGTVLYTGDFRLAKGEVARMELLHSGGRVKDIQSVYLDTTFCDPRFYQIPSREECLNGILDLVRSWITLSSYHVVWLNCKAAYGYEYLFTNLSEEFNLKVHLNKLDMFKNMPEILHHVTTERATQIHACRHPRDEDFIRGNRLPCGITAKNGTPLRIISIKPSTMWFGERTKRTNVIVRTGESSYRACFSFHSSFSELRDFLSYVQPVSIYPNVVPMGRSYEDVKKILKPLCRKCSGGGEPIYKPLGKLKRSRNCFSNEEDGDYKDLFDDSYLIPLKQKLKCPQHSEFDNETGALLQERDQTTNTEGTSEPPIILNTQFLECEESNDDDDEEEEDEEASTIHTKSELNSAKEGVIANLSSQLSTGEKACVTESPRWDMFFKAEPVLISETDEDSEVAREQELGSQSPKLFSDSEDGDSTYHPSQTSSQSTHISEQESQGSFLDTEIHLSQNKTGSVKFTNTKDKPLLKVNPDVEDSKNWDLQQGDGFHPDYISNLKYNPTGSLLNNNIKETCSEHLSKSADCQQQEREQNSIPVSKPDSQNTSDFEIPSTPDSESPQPEELNVLYNKLAAGKTVKIEAAKQLRGGKS is encoded by the exons GTTCTTGTTTGAAGGGGTAGATGGCACGGTGCTATATACCGGAGATTTCAGACTAGCCAAAGGCGAAGTTGCTCGCATGGAATTGTTACATTCTGGTGGCAG ggtcaaagacatTCAGAGTGTTTACTTAGACACAACTTTTTGTGATCCTCGATTTTACCAAATcccgagcagg GAGGAGTGCCTAAATGGGATACTTGATTTAGTGAGAAGCTGGATCACACTCAGTTCTTACCACGTAGTGTGGTTAAACTGTAAAGCAGCCTATGGATACGAGTATCTCTTCACTAACCTCAGCGAAGAATTCAACCTTAAG GTCCATCTGAACAAGCTGGATATGTTTAAGAATATGCCAGAAATTCTGCATCATGTGACCACAGAGCGCGCGACGCAGATTCATGCATGCAGACACCCCAGG GATGAGGATTTTATCCGTGGAAACAGACTCCCGTGTGGTATTACAGCAAAGAATGGGACTCCACTCCGCATCATCAGCATCAAACCTTCTACCATGTGGTTTGGCGAAAGGACAAAAAGGACTAATGTAATTGTAAG AACTGGAGAGAGTTCATACAGAGCTTGTTTCTCGTTCCACTCATCCTTCAGTGAG TTAAGGGATTTTCTTTCCTATGTCCAGCCTGTGAGTATTTACCCAAATGTTGTGCCAATGGGCCGGAGTTATGAAGATGTCAAAAAGAT TTTGAAGCCATTGTGTAGGAAGTGTTCGGGAGGTGGTGAACCCATCTACAAGCCACTGGGAAAGCTGAAGAGGTCACGGAACTGCTTTAGCAATGAGGAAG ATGGGGACTACAAAGACCTTTTCGACGACTCTTATCTAATTCCACTAAAGCAGAAGTTGAAATGTCCACAGCATTCAGAGTTTGATAATGAAACCGGGGCCTTGCTGCAGGAGAGGGATCAGACCACCAATACAGAGGGTACAAGTGAACCTCCCATTATCTTAAATACTCAATTCCTTGAGTGTGAAGAAtcaaatgatgatgatgatgaagaagaagaggacgaagaagCCAGTACAATTCACACAAAAAGTGAGTTGAATTCCGCGAAAGAGGGAGTAATTGCTAATCTCTCATCACAGTTATCCACAGGAGAAAAAGCATGTGTAACAGAGTCTCCACGCTGGGATATGTTTTTCAAAGCGGAGCCAGTTTTGATATCCGAAACTGATGAGGATTCAGAGGTTGCCCGGGAGCAAGAGCTTGGTTCGCAATCACCGAAACTGTTCAGTGATTCTGAAGATGGAGACTCCACTTACCATCCCTCTCAAACCTCATCCCAATCAACTCACATATCAGAGCAGGAAAGTCAAGGCAGCTTCCTTGACACGGAAATTCACCTTTCGCAAAATAAAACGGGTTCTGTGAAATTCACAAACACGAAGGATAAACCCTTGTTAAAGGTAAATCCTGATGTAGAAGACAGCAAAAACTGGGATCTTCAACAAGGTGATGGATTTCATCCAGATTACATTTCAAATTTGAAGTATAATCCCACTGGCTCCTTGCTAAATAACAACATTAAGGAGACATGTTCAGAACATTTGAGTAAAAGTGCTGATTGTCAGCAGCAAGAAAGAGAACAAAATTCAATTCCTGTTTCCAAGCCTGACTCTCAAAATACCTCAGACTTTGAAATTCCATCAACCCCGGATTCTGAATCCCCACAGCCAGAGGAACTGAACGTCCTCTACAATAAATTAGCTGCTGGAAAAACAGTGAAAATCGAGGCAGCTAAACAGTTACGTGGTGGTAAATCCTGA
- the dclre1c gene encoding protein artemis isoform X4, whose amino-acid sequence MRQLKEDVLVTLLPAGHCPGSVMFLFEGVDGTVLYTGDFRLAKGEVARMELLHSGGRVKDIQSVYLDTTFCDPRFYQIPSREECLNGILDLVRSWITLSSYHVVWLNCKAAYGYEYLFTNLSEEFNLKVHLNKLDMFKNMPEILHHVTTERATQIHACRHPRDEDFIRGNRLPCGITAKNGTPLRIISIKPSTMWFGERTKRTNVIVRTGESSYRACFSFHSSFSELRDFLSYVQPVSIYPNVVPMGRSYEDVKKILKPLCRKCSGGGEPIYKPLGKLKRSRNCFSNEEDGDYKDLFDDSYLIPLKQKLKCPQHSEFDNETGALLQERDQTTNTEGTSEPPIILNTQFLECEESNDDDDEEEEDEEASTIHTKSELNSAKEGVIANLSSQLSTGEKACVTESPRWDMFFKAEPVLISETDEDSEVAREQELGSQSPKLFSDSEDGDSTYHPSQTSSQSTHISEQESQGSFLDTEIHLSQNKTGSVKFTNTKDKPLLKVNPDVEDSKNWDLQQGDGFHPDYISNLKYNPTGSLLNNNIKETCSEHLSKSADCQQQEREQNSIPVSKPDSQNTSDFEIPSTPDSESPQPEELNVLYNKLAAGKTVKIEAAKQLRGGKS is encoded by the exons ATGAGGCAACTG AAAGAAGATGTGCTCGTTACGCTTTTACCTGCTGGACACTGCCCTGGATCAGTTAT GTTCTTGTTTGAAGGGGTAGATGGCACGGTGCTATATACCGGAGATTTCAGACTAGCCAAAGGCGAAGTTGCTCGCATGGAATTGTTACATTCTGGTGGCAG ggtcaaagacatTCAGAGTGTTTACTTAGACACAACTTTTTGTGATCCTCGATTTTACCAAATcccgagcagg GAGGAGTGCCTAAATGGGATACTTGATTTAGTGAGAAGCTGGATCACACTCAGTTCTTACCACGTAGTGTGGTTAAACTGTAAAGCAGCCTATGGATACGAGTATCTCTTCACTAACCTCAGCGAAGAATTCAACCTTAAG GTCCATCTGAACAAGCTGGATATGTTTAAGAATATGCCAGAAATTCTGCATCATGTGACCACAGAGCGCGCGACGCAGATTCATGCATGCAGACACCCCAGG GATGAGGATTTTATCCGTGGAAACAGACTCCCGTGTGGTATTACAGCAAAGAATGGGACTCCACTCCGCATCATCAGCATCAAACCTTCTACCATGTGGTTTGGCGAAAGGACAAAAAGGACTAATGTAATTGTAAG AACTGGAGAGAGTTCATACAGAGCTTGTTTCTCGTTCCACTCATCCTTCAGTGAG TTAAGGGATTTTCTTTCCTATGTCCAGCCTGTGAGTATTTACCCAAATGTTGTGCCAATGGGCCGGAGTTATGAAGATGTCAAAAAGAT TTTGAAGCCATTGTGTAGGAAGTGTTCGGGAGGTGGTGAACCCATCTACAAGCCACTGGGAAAGCTGAAGAGGTCACGGAACTGCTTTAGCAATGAGGAAG ATGGGGACTACAAAGACCTTTTCGACGACTCTTATCTAATTCCACTAAAGCAGAAGTTGAAATGTCCACAGCATTCAGAGTTTGATAATGAAACCGGGGCCTTGCTGCAGGAGAGGGATCAGACCACCAATACAGAGGGTACAAGTGAACCTCCCATTATCTTAAATACTCAATTCCTTGAGTGTGAAGAAtcaaatgatgatgatgatgaagaagaagaggacgaagaagCCAGTACAATTCACACAAAAAGTGAGTTGAATTCCGCGAAAGAGGGAGTAATTGCTAATCTCTCATCACAGTTATCCACAGGAGAAAAAGCATGTGTAACAGAGTCTCCACGCTGGGATATGTTTTTCAAAGCGGAGCCAGTTTTGATATCCGAAACTGATGAGGATTCAGAGGTTGCCCGGGAGCAAGAGCTTGGTTCGCAATCACCGAAACTGTTCAGTGATTCTGAAGATGGAGACTCCACTTACCATCCCTCTCAAACCTCATCCCAATCAACTCACATATCAGAGCAGGAAAGTCAAGGCAGCTTCCTTGACACGGAAATTCACCTTTCGCAAAATAAAACGGGTTCTGTGAAATTCACAAACACGAAGGATAAACCCTTGTTAAAGGTAAATCCTGATGTAGAAGACAGCAAAAACTGGGATCTTCAACAAGGTGATGGATTTCATCCAGATTACATTTCAAATTTGAAGTATAATCCCACTGGCTCCTTGCTAAATAACAACATTAAGGAGACATGTTCAGAACATTTGAGTAAAAGTGCTGATTGTCAGCAGCAAGAAAGAGAACAAAATTCAATTCCTGTTTCCAAGCCTGACTCTCAAAATACCTCAGACTTTGAAATTCCATCAACCCCGGATTCTGAATCCCCACAGCCAGAGGAACTGAACGTCCTCTACAATAAATTAGCTGCTGGAAAAACAGTGAAAATCGAGGCAGCTAAACAGTTACGTGGTGGTAAATCCTGA